The Mycobacterium sp. EPa45 genomic interval CCCCGGATATCGTCGCGGCGGATCGTGGCCCACCGGGCCTGCGTCATGGCGAATCCGACCATGGTGTCGGGGCGGTCCCGGCGGGTCTCCACCGTCGTGCCCGTCTCGGTGTAGGGCAGCGAACGTGTCACCGCCAGCGAGGCGGTGTTGTCGTGCCAGGCCCGGGTGATGGCCAGATCGGCGTCGAAGCCGGCGAAGATCAGGTGCAGTGCCGCCTGCCGCATCTCCTTGCCGATGCCCCGGCGCTGGTACGCGCGGCCCAGCCAGGACCCGGTGGTCAGACTGCGGTTCTGCGGAAAGTGTTCGGCGTGAACCGAACACATGCCGACAACCACCTCATCGACCAGCACGGCGAGATCGAGATTCCATCGGTTCGCCGACGTCTCGGCGCGGTTGCGCCAATAGAACTGCAGGCTGTTGCGTTCCAGCTGCGGGGAGGGCACATCCGTCCACGGCTCACTGAACGGCATGGTGGCTGGATCGTGAATGCCTTTGGCCGCCAACGTAGCCAGCTGCACACCCAACTCGTCGCTGACGTAGCGCAGCACCAATCGCGGTGTCACCACCTGTAGGTCGGCCAGCGGCCAGATATCAGCCATGACCAATCGGACCACAGCGCATGCCGAGCGTGAAAGCGATTTATCCGCGCAGCTGCGGCAGCACCTCTTTCTCCCACGCGGCGAAGAACCCGTCCATGTCCGGCGCGATCTGCTGGACGTAGACCTCGTCGACCCCGGCGTCGATGTACTTGCGCGCTCGCGCGGCGTGCTTGTCGGAGTCCGGTCCACAGATGATCGACTCGCCGACCGTCTCCCGCGGCACCAGGTCCATCAACGCGGCAAAGTCCTTGGGCCGCGGCAGAGTCTGCGCGCTCTGCCCCGGCAGGCCGTCGTTGGCCCATAGTCGGTGCGCGATGTCCAGCGCGGTGTCGGCGTCGCGATCCCAGGCGACCTTCATGCCCGCCTGCACCGGTTTGTCACCCCCGCCGGATGTGCGGAACGTCTGCACCAGATCGGCGTCCGGCGTCACCAGCACGTAGCCGTCGCCGATGCGGCCGGCCAGCTCGGCGGCCTGCGGCCCGAAACCCGAGACGTAGATCGGCACCGGCTGCTCGGGCCGGGTGTAGATGCGGGCCTCCTGCACTTCGTAATACACACCGTGATGGCTCACCTCGTCGCCGCGGTGCAGCAGCCGGATCACCTCGACCGCCTCCTCGAGCATCTTGAGCCGAACCCCGACCGACGGCCACGGGTCGCCGAGGATGTGTTCGTTGAGGGCCTCACCACTGCCCACGCCCAACACGAATTTTCCGTCGAGTTGCACGGCGGCCGTCGCGGCGGCTTGGGCGATGATCGCCGGGTGGATCCGTATCGTCGGGCAGGTCACGGCCGTCGACACCGGAAGCGAGGTGGCTTCCGACAGCGCGCCGATCACGCCCCAGACGAACGCGCTCTGCCCCTGTTCGTCGTTCCACGGATGGAAATGGTCCGAGATCCACAGACTTTCGAATCCGGCCGCCTCCGCGCGCTTGGCCTGATCGACGAGTTCCTTGGGGCGGTACTGCTCAGAAGACAGGAAATATCCGATTTTCGCCATGACGGCGAAGTACCCATTGCGGGCAAGGCTATTCGCTGGTCTGCCGGCCTTGCGGGCCGGAATGCCGCGATGATGGAGGCCCCCGAACTCGACGTCAGATCGGGGTCGGAGAGCACACGGATTAGCGCCGCTGCGGGGGCTCTACGTCGACGGCGGACACGTGCTGGACACCGAAACCGGCCATTTGCTAACCACTTTCGCCGATCAGGCATGCCATGCCTGGCGCCGGCGCGATGCCGGGACCTGGAACGACTCGAGCACTGGCGTCCACCATCGACGCGCTGTTCGGCAACCTGCCGCAGGGGCTCAGCCGTCTGGCGCTGATCGGCGCCGGGCTCGACCTCGCGTCCTGACGTGCGGCAAGATGCCGGGTAATGAGCACACCTAACGGACCCCAAGTGGCCTTCTGCGTCGGCTTCACCGGGGTCAGCGAGGCCGGCATCTCCCTGCAGCAACAGGTGAGTTCGGCGCTCGTCGACCACCGCGGCCTGGTCGAGATGCCGGCGTACGCGGTGATGGCTGAATCGGTGACCAGCGGCGCCTACTGGTATTCCTTCGACGAACCGGTCGCGACCGTGCAGTCCTGGCTGGCGCTGACCGCAGGTGCCCGGCCGCAGGTGGGGGACCGCCTGCACGCCGTGTCGGTGCTGGCCCATCACGACGACGCCCATGGCACCGCGACGATGACGGTCACCAACGGCTCCCATGACGTCGTCTGCTCCGGGGTTGCCCGCGCCGTACGGGTCGGCCGCACCACCGAAGCGCTGCGTGCCGTGGAGAAGCGGGTCGTCGTCGAACCCGACGAGCTGCCGGCGCCGCCGGACATCGACGCAGACGTCTCGGCCATCGACCCGGACTGGGACGGCCGGCGCATCCTGACCGCCATCGCCCGCGGCGACATTGCCCGCGGGCCACTGTGCGAACTGCTGGCCATGACCGTCGAGCCCGGCGATGACCCCGTGATGACCGTCGAGCCGCAGCCGTGGATGGCCAACCCGCTCGGTGCCATCCAGGGCGGCGTCATCGCCTCGATCATCGGTCAGGCCTGCTCGCTGGCCGGCCAGGCCCACACCGGCCCCGGCGACCGCTACACCCTGGCCGACCTGAGCGTTTACTATTTCCGGTCGCCTCCGGTCGACGGCCGAGCCCTCACGTTGACGGCCACCACCGACCGGGTCGGGGGGCGGATGGCGACCGTCGAGGCCGCGATGACCGACGCCGCCGGCACCCGCTACGTCCGGGCCGTCGCCAACATCGCCTACGAGCGGGGACGAGCGTTTTGACCGGCCCGCATCGTCGCAGGTAAGCTGCCACGTTGGCGTGCGGTACGCCGCGGATTCGTCCGCGGGGTAAGCCGGGTTCTCGGGTCAGTGTTGGTCGCCGAGAAGCAACCCCACCTGTCGCGTCCCGACCGGCACCCGGGTCATACCGGGGCTCATCCGAGAAGAAAAGAAGGTAGCGCTGTGCCTACGTACACGCCGAAGGCGGGTGACACCACGCGTTCGTGGTACGTCATCGACGCCACCGACGTGGTGCTCGGCCGGCTCGCCGTCGCGGCAGCAAGTCTGTTGCGCGGCAAGCACAAGCCGACATTCACGCCGAATGTGGACGGTGGCGATTTCGTCATCGTCATCAATGCCGACAAGATCGCCGTCAGTGGCGACAAGCTGCAGACCAAAATGGCCTACCGTCACTCGGGTTACCCCGGTGGTTTGCGGGCGCGCACGCTCGGCGACGAGATGGCCAAGCATGCCGATCGCGTGGTCGAGAAGGCCATCATCGGGATGCTGCCGCACAACAAGCTGAGCCGGCAGATCCAGAAGAAGCTCAAGGTCTACGCGGGCCCGGATCATCCGCACGCCGCCCAGCAGCCGATTCCGTACGAGATCAAGCAGGTGGCCCAGTGAGCGAACCGACAGACGTGACCGAGGTCGAGGTGACCGAGGTCGAGGTGACCGAGGCCCCGGAGGCCGCTGCCGAGAGCACGCCCCGCGCGCCGGTGATCATCGACCGTCCGATCCAGACCGTCGGCCGCCGCAAGGAGGCCGTGGTGCGGGTTCGGCTGGTGCCGGGCACCGGCCAGTTCAACCTCGACGGCCGCAGCCTCGAGGCGTACTTCCCGAACAAGGTGCACCAGCAGCTGATCAAGGCCCCGCTGGTGACTGTCGACCGGGTGGACAGCTTCGACGTCTTCGCCCACCTCGACGGCGGTGGCCCCTCGGGTCAGGCCGGTGCGCTTCGCCTCGCGATCGCCCGCGCGCTGATCCTGGTGCAGCCCGAGGACCGTCCGGCGCTGAAGAAGGCCGGCTTCCTCACGCGTGACCCGCGTGCCATCGAGCGCAAGAAGTACGGCCTCAAGAAGGCCCGCAAGGCGCCGCAGTACAGCAAGCGCTGATCTGCCGGGTCCCTATGCAACGGCCCACCGGGCGTCGCCCAGCTTTTCGCTGGAGGCGCCCGGTGCGTCGTTTGTGGCCTGGGTCACACACGTGTGGCCTGCTCAGCGGGTGTGCCGCAGAGAATTATTAAAAAATGGTTTGAGTACATGCCGCTCCGGCAAGCCTTGAAGAGGCCGGCGGAAACGTCGGCTGCCCAAGGTAGGAGCAGGACCCTTCGGGGGGTCGGTGTCCTCCTTCGGGGCTGTGAGGTGAGTTGAATGCTCCCGCAGCTCTGATTCCCTGCCAATCACGCAGAAGAAAAGGAGCGAACATGAACACGTTCACGAAGA includes:
- a CDS encoding GNAT family N-acetyltransferase, with translation MADIWPLADLQVVTPRLVLRYVSDELGVQLATLAAKGIHDPATMPFSEPWTDVPSPQLERNSLQFYWRNRAETSANRWNLDLAVLVDEVVVGMCSVHAEHFPQNRSLTTGSWLGRAYQRRGIGKEMRQAALHLIFAGFDADLAITRAWHDNTASLAVTRSLPYTETGTTVETRRDRPDTMVGFAMTQARWATIRRDDIRGVGVEAVRAQLETAR
- a CDS encoding TIGR03557 family F420-dependent LLM class oxidoreductase — translated: MAKIGYFLSSEQYRPKELVDQAKRAEAAGFESLWISDHFHPWNDEQGQSAFVWGVIGALSEATSLPVSTAVTCPTIRIHPAIIAQAAATAAVQLDGKFVLGVGSGEALNEHILGDPWPSVGVRLKMLEEAVEVIRLLHRGDEVSHHGVYYEVQEARIYTRPEQPVPIYVSGFGPQAAELAGRIGDGYVLVTPDADLVQTFRTSGGGDKPVQAGMKVAWDRDADTALDIAHRLWANDGLPGQSAQTLPRPKDFAALMDLVPRETVGESIICGPDSDKHAARARKYIDAGVDEVYVQQIAPDMDGFFAAWEKEVLPQLRG
- the rpsI gene encoding 30S ribosomal protein S9, yielding MTEVEVTEVEVTEAPEAAAESTPRAPVIIDRPIQTVGRRKEAVVRVRLVPGTGQFNLDGRSLEAYFPNKVHQQLIKAPLVTVDRVDSFDVFAHLDGGGPSGQAGALRLAIARALILVQPEDRPALKKAGFLTRDPRAIERKKYGLKKARKAPQYSKR
- the rplM gene encoding 50S ribosomal protein L13, whose protein sequence is MPTYTPKAGDTTRSWYVIDATDVVLGRLAVAAASLLRGKHKPTFTPNVDGGDFVIVINADKIAVSGDKLQTKMAYRHSGYPGGLRARTLGDEMAKHADRVVEKAIIGMLPHNKLSRQIQKKLKVYAGPDHPHAAQQPIPYEIKQVAQ
- a CDS encoding PaaI family thioesterase is translated as MSTPNGPQVAFCVGFTGVSEAGISLQQQVSSALVDHRGLVEMPAYAVMAESVTSGAYWYSFDEPVATVQSWLALTAGARPQVGDRLHAVSVLAHHDDAHGTATMTVTNGSHDVVCSGVARAVRVGRTTEALRAVEKRVVVEPDELPAPPDIDADVSAIDPDWDGRRILTAIARGDIARGPLCELLAMTVEPGDDPVMTVEPQPWMANPLGAIQGGVIASIIGQACSLAGQAHTGPGDRYTLADLSVYYFRSPPVDGRALTLTATTDRVGGRMATVEAAMTDAAGTRYVRAVANIAYERGRAF